aaagtgaaaaagaaaaaaggaaagaatatagagaaagatctaaagatagaaaaagaactaaagagtgaaaaggagagaggaacggaggaggaagaaatcagggaatgcagcaagatagaaaaaggaaaaaaggaagttagaaaaagaaatacagagagaaagagagggaggaggaaagaaaaagttagagagaaagatggtaaaggaaagaaatgaaagaaagagaagacagtgagaaggaagaagggagaatgaaagagggaaacaagaaggaaatgatagaaagtaaaagagaagagaagaggaaggaaaaaagagagtgagggaaagaaaacttgagaaagatttaaagagaagaaggaagaaaaaatcagcagaggagagaggagaggacttaCAGGACACTGTGGCCAGACGCCCTGGCGAGCTacctccccctctgcacaaacttttaaaaaaaacttatccaccactttctgatttgggGCGATAGCCGCCGCCTCCGTTtgcgccttccagggcccaagagttccccactttgcccccaaagcctctcaaagtgttgcctaagcctgaaaaagataaaaagttttttaaacagtggagcttttaaaacagactgcatgcacaatatgcagagcctgctccttggagaaaaccccctcaggggggtctcacccaggctaagagAAAAGCCCAATGgtaaggggatttagcaacaatattaacccttGACGAGGTTACTCCAattccaacgggagtggctggccccctacctgagggcattgtaggacttgtgctagggcgtagctcgctttcttaaaataaataaataaataaataaatgaaagaagaaagaaaaaaaagaaaaagaaaatttcggtggtgcatggtgtagtagattctgattatattgagaaattaaagttttgttctCACCGCCtactaaaactgtgcaaattaataaaggtcaaagagtaacacagctatcagacaggaaaaaaccTTGACTTCTCAGGCTAGGAGCCACAGAGCATTTAGATttagtgatctagctttttgggtgcagggaattacagctccaaggcctttaaaagatcttttaattcaagaaaataaaatgtcagggctattagacacaggaacagacatctcttaacattgctgggaaagactggcctAGTTCCTGGCCCACGTATAATACTAAAAATGAGTTGGTGGGATTAGAGAAAGTGATATGCGGGGTGAgaatgctgtaaaaaaaaaaaaaaaaaaaaaaaaaaaaaaaaaaaggtgagggagagtttaaaaccttgaagagtagtgagtttcctgttgttggacgtattcaagcaaagattagatggttacttgtcatctaaaaagctatagacCAGATTTGGTTTACAAAACTaactggagaagcttataaacatgttgtgcaacacctctttacttgcttctcatatttaggtgtgccaaaagttttaaaaactgataatgcccctttgaagctgcggagagattgtttactaactttaaatggtttccaaaaattattaggggacattaattggatatgccctcatttaaaactgactactgcagatttaaagcctttatttgattgcttaaaaattgatcctaattccagttctaagagaaagttgactaatgagacagagttagcttttgttaaagtagatgagactttaaatggtcagttaattaggattaatattaccaaaagatgagattaaattattcttgccataaaacatacacctacaggatgcttgtgacaaaaaggcccattggttccatctaccagtgaccccaagaaaagtagttttatcttatcccagcttggtggcacaattaattataaaaggaggaaaaaaggaagtgtggaactttttagaaaataagtagcaaatataataatttcactcaataaggatcaactgcaagtcttttacaaaatagtgatgattggcaagttgccctgatagatttcaggggtcaaattttgtttcatttgccctcaagcccccacagtagttaaaagttcaaaaatgttagattggcagtttgaagatacctgtggaactttccaaccctacgtagttcctacgctcccctttaccctatgggggagggacatgctgtctcaaataggagatactcagagaagggttttctcaatttcttagttatcaacaggcggtacaattaataatactatatatattattataaatacataatataaatatatttgcctaattgcAGTTCGCCTaattaggtatgggtataaataaaatataatagaggtatacctaattctatttatagatctatacttaattaatttgtatataattaatatgtatagtatatatgcatattatatatatactgtataatcaaatatatattgcagtagtataatgtgtgtggctgatattaattggtatggtttgatgtgctgtgatgatatatgttctatatactgtataattgtatatgtgtgacatgtattattgcagtacattggtttgtgttggctggtattagctgtgtacgtgttgtattgctgtaatatatattaattaacatattaattataaagattaattcaagtatattgattatgtcaataagtttatacttgttgccatgtataaatacatatataaatacattttgcatttagatatatctgtataccaaaatgagataaggagattatgcatttattatttaaatttatatagagacttaaactaaacattagacctaaattaacatatcccaaaatttatgctgttaaaatgtaaattttaaaaattttaaaaattaaattgacaactgcttgacaattcttttaccataaaacccccataggtgtaattgtggtagccagacaaaaaattggttttatagcaaaacggccccctagagtgggtccatcttcccgctcaaactaaaaatgtagtggcttcttatccaggattgatagctacgttgatattaaaaggaaaaaagtggagcattgaattatttggttaaagagccatcagaaattgtaattccatataatgaGGAACAACTTGgtgctcttctaatgtttgacaatctcctattccaaatgctcaaatagtttttactgatgggtcagcagacggtaaagcctccatagttactaaaaatcaccaaaaggttttagaaacatGGGAAACTTCAAACAGcatagaggcttttgctatgtttgcagatgaagaatttaacctttattctgattctcagtatattgtcaggttgtttccacacattgaaactgtggtttttgtctaaaaataaaactaccatatttcatttgttaactaaattacagcaacaaatttggaaaagaaataaaatatttttcattggacacattcgggctcattccggattgcctggccctttaaatgcctttaatgacttggctgacttgttaaccagaaatgcagtggctactgtgattgaggaggccagagcctctcactcacttcatcatcaatatgctactgccttaagatatcaattccaaattcccagagaaactGCTAGGGAGATTGTGCGCTCTTGCTTACactgccccactgtttataatatagtCTACCTACGGGAGTTAATCCTCATGGTCTCAAACCTAACGTACTCTGGCAGACggatgtaactcatgtctcttcatttggaaaactttcctttgttcatgtaactgtagataccttttctcatgttattattgcAACTTCTCGTACCGGAGAGGCAGTTAAAGGTgttatacaacatctctttacttgtttttcatatttgggcctaccaaaagctctgaaaactgacaatgctcctgcttacatttctaagtcttttcaggaattttgtttacagtttcaaattaaacacaatacaggcatcccttataatccccggggacaagccattgtggaaagagcacatcaaacattaaagcttcaaattcaaaaattaaaagaaggggagtttaagtatagctctccccatcaaatcttgcaacttgctctttttgtaataaatattttaaatgccgtTTAGGctggaactactgcaatgcttcgtcattggtgcctggagcaattaaatgcaaaaccgttagtcaaatggaaggacctcctctcaggacagtgaaagggtcctgacccattattaactagcggtcgaggatgtgcttgtatttttccacaggatgcaaattctccaatttagatccggGACAGGTTGATTCTCCATGTTGCAGACCCCCAGcccccattgcttcgatcacaaaagaggagcccgCCGGCAGGGGAGAcaagataaacatcgagatcccgGCGAGACTGACAGGGCAGCTGCAGCgtgaactccaaccagaaaataattctacttattctgttttagcttaTCCACCCTtgccttatgttttcctttttactaatgactccaacaaacttaatgtaggcatgaattattcaggtggacctaacgtagtgacttgtgaacaatgtatgctttcatcttatttaaaccctcaatgtaatgtttgctcctttgtggtgTTAACAATGCCCATCCTATCTTATGGTGCCTATATGATAGCTATGGTCTTACTGTGTTACAACAACTGCAGGATTTAATGCGATCGCGATGGTTTGTGGTCTTGCTTATcctaggaatatcagctttgatagcaacaattacttctgttactgcggcagcaatatcattgactcaacaagtgcatactgcccaatatgttgataccatgtctaaaattgtttctttaactctagcaacacaggaagctatagataggaaattagagatgagagtagacgccttagaagaagcaattatgcatattgggattgagttacaggctttaaaggtgaagatGGTTTTGACGTGCCACGCTGATTAcaggtggatatgcgtgacatctttgaaggtaaacgagacagattatgaatgggaaaagattaaaaatcatatctcaggtgtttggaacagttctgatattggcctggacttagggaaacttcataatcaaatacagaccttggaacactctcgactggattttaccgccactggagcagctaatgacttttttcacaccttctctaactttatttctggaaaaaatattctgtctaatatcccTAGTCTCTAATTCTACTTCTCATAATcactcttccttgtattgtcaggattcttcggcagagcattcggaagctcgcgactgagctgcatctggttgttttaagaaataaaaaagggggagatgttgggggccagagtgaggtactccgcccgtgacaaaggtcatgaggaaggaggctcgacatacgcaaaggcgggatcgagcctcaggagtccccctggaactcctcgagcatctacccccataaccagagcctgcctactttactactttgtgctcacctacacctctgactttacggggggctgtcccccaccacctcttttggagaaggagttaatttagagctccagtttataataattcctgggcgtgataagagtgttttaacctacaaactcctctgaaggttctctagcctgcctgacaggctcgtccggccacatgtgattgctcacagcctcccaaccgtgagaggcacaagatgctttaaaccctctaaaaacgggttctttagagaagttagaaaactattagtataagtataacgggctgattagaaattgtattggtgaagggtttttcatttgttgagccaatgtttgttgctaagtctccacatcccctgcccttacacacattaatgaatatatagaagaaataagtattaacctttgatattaatcacgttagaccttaggctaagtaaattctttccttagctaaaacccactacaccctcaccctgtaggaatgtaactttacttgggtggcgtctgttttgagaataatcagccctggagaaataagtgtcctgattgactgaccgctgtcacaaggagagggtcgtaaattgtcagcaggcccccctggccagaagatgatgtaacacccctaagacctctgtatacatttgtgtgaagcacctgactttaataaaagtcaggactgctgtccccacgtgacttttgtataacatctcagtgtataaaaacagactctggaaaataaagaattgggatcagtttctcgaaatactggtctccccatgtcgctctctctctcactctggttgagtctccatctggagcgcggaacccaccatgcttactaattatgcctgggcttctaagatccgaccggggaggcctcagtgtctcctctccttcgggagaacggaaggacgcctgcggcctacgtaagtggtgcaaacttcttgtcttgaagttttattggtctcccgcgtaaaccaagctactcagcctcttttctccactgaattttcctactgagctatcctcatcctattactctttatatctttgataaaatatttaaataaataggtcgccgacgccgtccccgcttcgaataccctggatcagcagtttctgcacatcaaaggaaactattagcaaggtgaaaagacagccttcagaatgggagaaaataatagcaaatgaagcaaccgacaaacaactaatctcaaaaatatacaagcaactcctacagctcaactccagaaaaataaacgacccaatcaaaaaatgggccaaagaactaaatagacatttctccaaagaagacatacagatggctaacaaacacatgaaaagatgctcaacatcactcatcagagaaatgcaaatcaaaaccactatgaggtaccatttcacaccagtcagaatggctgcgatccaaaagtctacaaataataaatgctggagagggtgtggagaaaagggaaccctcttacactgttggtgggaatgcaaactagtacagccactatggagaacagtgtggagattccttgaaaaactggaaatagaactgccttatgatccagcaatcccactgctgggcatacacaccgaggaaaccagaagggaaagagacacgtgtaccccaatgtttatcacagcactgtttataatagccaagacatggaagcaacctagatgtccatcagcagatgaatggataagaaagctgtggtacatatacacaatggagtattattcagccattaaaaagaatacatttgaatcagttctaatgaggtggatgaaactggagcctattatacagagtgaagtaagccagaaggaaaaacataaatacagtgtactaacgcatatatatggaatttagaaagatggtaacaataactctgtatacaagacagcaaaagagacactgatgtatagaacagtcttatggactctgtgggagagggagagggtgggaagatttgggagaatggcaatgaaacatgtaaaatatcatgtaggaaatgagttgccagtccaggttcgatgcacgatgctggatgcttggggctggtgcagtgggacggcccagagggatggtgtggggaaggaggagggaggagggttcgggatggggaacacatgtatacctgtggcggattcattttgatatttggcaaaactaatacaattatgtaaagtttaaaaataaaattagaaaaaaaaaaaaaaaagaatccaccttgaaacttggggaacacaggttcaatccctggtcagagaactaagatccctcaggccactgagcaactaagcctgagcacaaCTGGAGGATTcgtgcaccacaacaaaagatctcacatgctgcaactaagaccctacacagccaaacaaacaaaaaaaaaggcctCAGGAGGAAGCAGGAGACACAAAGGGAGGAAAAGTCAGTCTGTCGGCATGGGGCATAGGGTAAGACAGTCTGGGCAAGAAAGATGAGTAAACGTTGCAAATGTCATGTCCTTCCCTTTTCTTGGAAGCCATTAGCTTTCTGGGCCTCTTCTGTTTCCAGCTGAGGTAGAGTAGAAGTGAGATTCAGGAAATAACTATTCAGATTAGGGAGAGGCCTAGGTAaacaattccctggtggctcagacggtaaagcgtctgtctacaatgcatgagtcctgggtttgatccctgggttgggaagattccctggagaaggaaatggcaacccactccagtactcttgcctagaaaatcccatggacagaggagcctagtgtccatagggtcgcaaagaattggacacgactgagcgacttcactttcacttaggtaaacaatgagcttcccttgtggctcagctggtaaagaatccacctgcaatacaggagacctgggttcgatccttgggttgggaagatctggagaagggaaaggctacccactccagtattctggcctggagaattgcatggtctgtatagtccatagggtggcaaaaagttggacacgactgagtgactttcacttcacatatgaGTCACCATGCTTACTGATCTTCACCCATGCAGAATTAAGCATAAAATAGTCCTTAATACTAACAATCTGGTGATCTAGAAAGAACAAGCTGGTTCTTTCACTCTACTGCATTTTCAACTTCTCTGACCCTATAGGAAAACTTCCTGTGGAGTCCACATATGCTGAACCCTGAGTATTTTAGATGCTTCTTTGAGTCACCCAGAGGAGGAAGAAAGCTTCAGCCAGTGTGGAACCCGAAGTCTCTTTAGGGCAAGGCCCTAGGGCCTTCCTGTTAGCCAGCAAAAAGAGAGCAGGTCCGGGGTCCCCAAGGGATAATAGCAAGACCGCTACTGATTACTTAGGTCCCAGCCATGCTGGTCTAGGGGGCTGGTGAAGTTACTCTGATGGGAGACCAGTGTGATAGGGATTGGCAACTGAAAACAGCACCCAAGATTTTTAGGACAGTGTAagtattctgtatgatactgtaaAGTTTTATGACATACATTTGGTATGATAGAACTGTgcaaatgcaaagaactgaaccataatgtaaactatggacgtAGGTAATAATACATAACGTTTTAAATAATATAACTATCAAATGTAGCTAAGGTACCATACCAGTAGAAGATGTTAAAAATAGGGAAACTTGGGGGCTGGGGAAGAGGGAATATTTGGAAATTCTGTAGTTCTTGCTCAATTTTTCtactaaaataaacttttttttactCAATTTCTTgagccattttattttattttactgaccACGTTATGTgatgtgcaggatcttagttccccaactagggattgaacccgtgctctCTTCAGTGGAAGtctggagttctaaccactggacagccagagaattccccaaaataaacttaattaaaacaacaaaaaaacccatcaCTCAAGGAGTGATAGCTAATGGGAACTGATGAGGAACAGGTAGCAGATGAGGACAGGAGCATAGGTAGGGAGTCTGATTGGAGGGACCAGACTTTGTCTTCCTCTATCATTGCTCTCCTCAGTCCTGGAGACAAATGAACCACCACTCTCCATCCCCTACACATTTACACATTCTGTCTCCCCTGTCATTCCCAAGACACCAGAGTTGGAAAGGCAAGCAATTTCAAGGAACAGTAATTGTCATATTGAGGATGACCTGATTGTAGTACTGGAGGTCCAGTCACAGATGGGGAACTCAAGCCAGAAATGGGAGAATTTGGCAGGATCCAAAGATCTAACAGCTGTACAGAAGAAGTAGATTCTTGAGGTTCCCTGTGGACTTAGGGTCCAAGAATTTCAGGCAACAGTGTTGGATATCTCTACATCTGGTTCTCCCAGTTTTAGGAATGTGTCCCTGTAGCTCCCCGACTTCTCTTATTCTAGGATTGATTTCTTCTCACTTATTAGGGGGCCCTCCTGGGACTGAGAGGAGTAAATAAGATAGGAGGGGGGACCTGGGATCCCTTCATTGATCGGTTCCCTTTAGCTGTGTGCCATGGTGGGTTATGGAACCAGAGAGAAACCTTGATGCCATGATCACACGTGGGCTTTGTACCAGTTTTAGGAGGCACCATATGCCATCATTCCTTATTGTTCAGACTGCAGTTTCTCTCCTAGACCCCTGGATGAGAAATGAAGCCCAattccttatatttttatattgacttAGAAAGGGATATTAAGGTAACACACGTTTAATTAAGGAACTACACTGGAATTAATGTAAAAACTAAGAAGTTGCTCTTATTTGGTCTGACTTGCTGGTGGATTCTATTGTTCTATTTCTCTACCTATTAAGTCCATTGAATAAGAAGTATTTTGGggcaaacttacagttaccaaaagggaaactGTAAGGTAGGagtggataaattaggagtttaggattaacagatacacgcTACTCTAtgttaaaatagataaacaagtacctactgtatagcagagagaactgtattcaatatcttgtaataatccataatggaaaggaatctgaaaaatatatatataattcagatatatatatctgaatcactttgctatacacctgaaactaacacaacattgtaaatcaactatacttcaaatagaaaataaaaaataaaagaactatttTGGTGTCTCCTATCCAGAAATCACTGGCATTGCTGCCTTTCACCTCCCTCTTCCCCAGAAGACACAGAGGAAATTTTCCTGATCTAAGTTTGGGTCTAGAGAAGTCCTAAGGTGAGAGGGAGATGGGGCAGTATTCACAGAGGGAGAAACCTGATTTCAACTTCGGGGCAAAGGTAAGGGCAAAGCCTGAACTAAGAAGAGGCAGATAAATATTTGTGAAGGTTGTGTCCTTCACTGTTTTCTGTGAGGTCAACTGAGGTTTTCAGAGGGGTCAACTGTTTTCACTGAGATAAAGAGGTCAGATCTAGAAAGCGGTCATTCAGATCAAGAGAGGCACGGAGGCAAAGGACGTGTTCAGATCATCTCATTCctctggcttcttttttttccaagagCAGGTAAGTATTTCCTACAGCCCATAAGTTCTGACGTCCAGGGTGACTGAAGTTTCCAAGGGCTGAGACACTTCCGATGTCTGACCAGTCCTGGAGTCTCTTCATCCCAAGCCTTTGCCCACTTTCCAGTCTGAGCACTGCTTCTTTCCAGCAGGGCTGTTCTGCTGTCCCACCATGATGCGGGCTGTGCTGCTCCTTTGCTGTGTCTTGATGTCCCCAGTGGCTGCCTTCCCAAGAAATGCCCAGGAAGGGGTCCTGACCTTCCAGCCATCTATCTCAGAAATTGGGCATCCTTTGAACCTGCTCTCCAACCAGATCCTTCTACCAGACCCTAAAACTTGCCAAGATCTCTTGCATGTGGCCCCCTCCTTAGCCCCTCTGCCTGAGTACCTATCCAACTTAGCTCTGGAGGTGGTCTTGGAAGAGATTGGTTGCACAACTGAGGCTCACATTCTGCAGCTCCAGCTTGTTAAGATAGGAGGAAAGGACACCACTGAAACCCTCATCCGTGAGAGCAAAAAGCACAATGAAGGAGAAGGGACTGGCCAAGTTAAGGTCATTCTGAAGGATCTGGGCAGATCTCCAGGGGAGCTTAGGCGGGCGCAGCGCTCAGTTACCCTTCCGGAGGCATGTAGGCAGGAAGATAGGTGGGTGCTCTATGAGACAGCAAAAATGATAGCTGAATTTGCTGAGAAGCTCCCTAACACTGAGCTGGTAAAAGAGTTTAAGGCTGCTGCCACTGACGTCACCCAGAAATGCACGGATGAGTCCTGGGAGTATTTGCAAGCAGTAAGCAACCAGCTAGTGAAGAGCCCTGAGATGAAAGACTTCAC
This window of the Bos taurus isolate L1 Dominette 01449 registration number 42190680 breed Hereford chromosome 5, ARS-UCD2.0, whole genome shotgun sequence genome carries:
- the APON gene encoding apolipoprotein N precursor (The RefSeq protein has 1 non-frameshifting indel and aligns at 98% coverage compared to this genomic sequence), which produces MMRAVLLLCCVLMSPVAAFPRNAQEGVLTFQPSISEIGHPLNLLSNQLLSNQILLPDPKTCQDLLHVAPSLAPLPEYLSNLALEVVLEEIGCTTEAHILQLQLVKIGGKDTTETLIRESKKHNEGEGTGQVKVILKDLGRSPGELRRAQRSVTLPEACRQEDRWVLYETAKMIAEFAEKLPNTELVKEFKAAATDVTQKCTDESWEYLQAVSNQLVKSPEMKDFTMPMQDQLYFIKRSMTILMHIVVEFIKTQVQNIFG